In Gopherus flavomarginatus isolate rGopFla2 chromosome 5, rGopFla2.mat.asm, whole genome shotgun sequence, one DNA window encodes the following:
- the LOC127052593 gene encoding calcium-binding protein 2-like translates to MPHKWPNEVESETRKEGQDPNKGGQAPPTEEEEPTASKSPGSKSRRSSRSSHGRKHSKKHHADAHADATKAYSPFLNTVFGRERDLSPVELDELLDAFKEFDTDQDGFVSYKDLGACMRTMGYMPTEMELIEISQHIKMRMGGRVDFEDFVEMMGPKLREETAHMVGVRELKIAFRELDRNGDGEISSTELKDALLALLGEQVPLPEVEEILRDVDLNGDGHVDFDEFVMMLSSR, encoded by the exons ATGCCCCACAAGTGGCCCAACGAGGTCGAGTCGGAGACACGCAAAGAGGGACAGGACCCAAATAAGGGGGGGCAGGCACCCCCTACGGAGGAAGAGGAGCCCACAGCCAGCAAGAGCCCCGGCTCCAAGTCGCGCCGCAGCTCCCGCTCCAGCCACGGGCGCAAGCACAGCAAGAAGCATCACGCTGACGCCCATGCCGATGCCACCAAGGCCTACTCGCCCTTCCTCAACACTGTCTTCGGCAGG GAGCGGGATCTGTCCCCAGTGGAACTGGATG AGCTGCTGGATGCCTTCAAGGAGTTCGACACAGACCAGGATGGCTTTGTGAGCTACAAGGACCTGGGCGCCTGCATGCGCACCATGGGCTACATGCCCACCGAGATGGAACTCATCGAGATCTCCCAGCACATCAAGATGAGGA TGGGTGGGCGCGTGGACTTTGAGGACTTTGTGGAGATGATGGGGCCGAAGCTACGTGAGGAGACGGCTCACATGGTGGGGGTGCGTGAGCTCAAGATTGCCTTCCGTGAG ttgGACAGGAACGGGGATGGGGAGATCAGCAGCACAGAGCTGAAGGATGCCCTCCTGGCCCTGCTGGGGGAGCAGGTCCCGCTGCCGGAGGTGGAGGAGATCCTGCGTGATGTTGACCTCAATGGGGACGGCCATGTGGACTTCGACG AGTTTGTGATGATGTTGTCCTCCCGCTAA